Proteins encoded by one window of Halomonas sp. SH5A2:
- a CDS encoding AMP-binding protein — MPQWLSKADCKAVLKSLLSAELADYRGTPVPDWQYSPSIDSLERLHLAACVNEFFCLHETGVEDRLLMTQSVDDWASLVADAVADTSGVTFRTSGSTGTPSPHLHRWEDIEAEAHALGHRFATLMPIQRVVSWLPLHHLYGFMLGVALPGVVSIPRLSVQTTTLPPLLPGDLVVTVPPRWDYLARSRKDWPEGVMGVSSTAPLSSATSDALIARGLAGLLDIYGSTETGGVATRWRRDAAYQLLGHWKRHDAHHLERVQGGMVTPLLDNTRWHDETTFTLLGRHDDVVVIGGVNVNPQHVAQRLKSLESVVDCAIRTTGSTDKCRLKAFVVPRGSEQEAADAITQAISLWPAAERPVRVDYGDSLPTNAMGKLADW; from the coding sequence ATGCCTCAGTGGCTGAGCAAAGCCGATTGCAAAGCGGTCCTTAAGTCATTGCTGAGCGCCGAGTTGGCGGACTACCGTGGAACGCCTGTGCCGGACTGGCAATATTCCCCAAGTATTGATTCCCTCGAAAGGCTGCACCTGGCCGCTTGCGTCAATGAATTCTTTTGCCTGCACGAGACAGGTGTCGAAGACCGCTTGTTAATGACACAAAGCGTCGATGATTGGGCCTCTCTGGTTGCGGATGCCGTCGCCGATACGTCTGGAGTGACGTTCCGAACATCGGGAAGCACGGGAACCCCTTCCCCTCATTTACACCGCTGGGAAGATATCGAAGCCGAGGCGCATGCCTTGGGCCACCGTTTTGCGACGCTGATGCCGATACAGCGCGTGGTCAGCTGGCTGCCGTTGCATCATCTGTATGGTTTCATGTTGGGTGTGGCGTTGCCTGGCGTCGTGAGCATCCCCCGCCTGAGCGTGCAAACGACGACCTTACCGCCCTTGTTGCCCGGCGACTTGGTGGTCACAGTCCCCCCGCGTTGGGACTATTTAGCAAGGTCAAGAAAGGACTGGCCTGAAGGTGTAATGGGCGTGTCGTCCACCGCGCCATTATCCAGTGCTACTTCGGATGCATTGATCGCGCGAGGGCTAGCCGGGTTGCTGGATATTTATGGCAGCACCGAAACCGGTGGTGTCGCTACCCGCTGGCGGCGGGATGCTGCCTATCAGCTACTCGGCCACTGGAAGCGCCACGATGCGCATCACTTGGAGCGTGTTCAGGGGGGCATGGTCACGCCACTGCTGGATAACACGCGTTGGCACGATGAAACGACCTTTACGCTACTTGGTCGTCATGATGATGTGGTTGTCATCGGTGGGGTCAATGTAAATCCCCAGCACGTGGCCCAACGGCTAAAGTCGCTGGAAAGCGTCGTTGACTGCGCGATACGTACTACAGGCTCGACCGATAAATGTCGCCTGAAGGCGTTTGTGGTGCCCCGAGGCAGCGAGCAGGAAGCCGCCGATGCGATCACTCAAGCCATATCGCTGTGGCCTGCCGCAGAGCGCCCCGTCAGAGTAGACTACGGCGATTCCCTGCCCACCAATGCGATGGGTAAGCTGGCTGACTGGTAA
- a CDS encoding SIR2 family NAD-dependent protein deacylase, with protein MADAPHLVVFTGSGISVESGIKTFRASDGLWEEYPVEEVATPEGWRHDPERVLGFYNQRREQIRRAKPNAAHKALAALEQEGFNVSVITQNIDDLHERAGSRHVLHLHGEILKARSTVDPRLRYPLPKGGIELGDICDKGSQLRPDVVWFGESVPLFEDACEIAGQADFFLVVGTSLAVMPAASLLSYIEMDTPCALVDPDADALTPPGVLAINTTAGEGVPALVNQWRKQGNLMLP; from the coding sequence ATGGCAGACGCCCCACACTTGGTGGTATTTACCGGTTCAGGTATCAGCGTCGAGAGTGGAATTAAAACCTTTCGCGCAAGCGACGGCCTGTGGGAAGAGTACCCGGTAGAGGAGGTGGCGACACCGGAAGGCTGGCGGCACGATCCCGAGCGGGTGTTGGGCTTTTACAATCAGCGCCGGGAACAGATTCGCCGCGCCAAGCCTAACGCTGCCCATAAAGCGCTGGCTGCACTTGAGCAGGAGGGCTTCAATGTCAGCGTGATTACGCAAAACATTGATGATCTTCACGAACGGGCGGGGTCGCGTCATGTCTTGCACCTGCACGGTGAAATCCTGAAAGCTCGCTCTACGGTGGATCCACGGCTGCGTTATCCGCTCCCCAAAGGCGGCATTGAGCTGGGAGATATCTGCGATAAGGGCAGCCAGTTACGCCCGGACGTTGTCTGGTTTGGTGAATCGGTACCGCTGTTTGAAGACGCCTGCGAGATCGCGGGTCAAGCGGACTTTTTCCTGGTAGTGGGTACGTCGCTGGCGGTCATGCCAGCCGCGTCGCTGCTTTCCTATATTGAGATGGATACGCCCTGCGCGCTGGTTGACCCCGATGCGGATGCGTTAACCCCGCCGGGCGTGCTGGCCATTAACACCACCGCCGGTGAAGGCGTGCCCGCGCTAGTCAACCAGTGGCGCAAGCAGGGTAATTTAATGCTGCCTTGA
- the aceK gene encoding bifunctional isocitrate dehydrogenase kinase/phosphatase gives MKLSPAYRLATTILHGFDEYRARFKQITFDASRRFREAAWRDAQQASAARINLYGEKVDDTLGRLQRTFPHDVLAHCETWGEARHHYAELISQRLDYELAETFFNSLFCSIFQHRHIRNEWMFVYSSREDAAHRSGIELCRRCPVNGDWPSALRWALEEAPFDNPFADLERDIELGTALLEAQLPAAILQADDAQIELLKSVFYRNKGAYLVGRILGGGEQVPLVLPILHGEGFGEKQGGDPCLHLDTVLTETDEVSIIFSFTRAYFQVDVPVPGEFVDYLKQLMPHKPEGELYAAIGFFKHGKTEFFRALNQQVAKREDKFIIAPGVRGMVMAVFVLPSFRTVFKIIKDKFDPAKDVTHAVVREKYRLVKRHDRVGRMADTQEFSNFTVRKDHFEPECLAHLLEVAPSIVSLKDDKVIIKHCYTERMMTPLNIYLEQCSEAERATVLKDYGNAIKQMAAANIFPGDMLLKNFGVTRHGRVIFYDYDEVCYITECRFRHMPKGQGVDASSLSIGPNDIFPEEFGPFMFANKALRDIFMEQHPELFDPDYWLEVQKAIRDGRVIDVYPYRNKQRFAGTVGQLVY, from the coding sequence GTGAAACTTTCTCCCGCGTATCGCTTAGCGACGACTATTCTGCACGGTTTTGACGAGTACCGTGCGCGCTTCAAACAGATTACCTTCGATGCCAGCCGCCGCTTTCGCGAGGCGGCATGGCGCGATGCCCAGCAGGCATCCGCGGCGCGTATCAACCTCTACGGTGAAAAGGTGGATGACACCCTGGGGCGCTTGCAGCGCACCTTTCCCCACGACGTGCTGGCCCACTGCGAGACCTGGGGCGAAGCGCGCCACCACTATGCGGAATTGATCAGCCAGCGTCTCGATTACGAACTGGCAGAAACCTTTTTCAACTCACTGTTCTGTTCGATTTTTCAGCACCGCCACATCCGCAACGAATGGATGTTCGTTTATAGCTCGCGCGAAGACGCCGCGCACCGTTCGGGCATTGAGCTATGCCGTCGCTGCCCGGTCAACGGGGACTGGCCAAGTGCCCTGAGGTGGGCGCTGGAAGAAGCTCCGTTCGATAACCCATTTGCCGACCTGGAACGTGATATCGAGCTCGGGACGGCGCTTCTTGAAGCACAGCTGCCCGCGGCAATTTTGCAGGCCGATGATGCCCAGATAGAGCTTTTGAAAAGTGTCTTCTATCGTAATAAGGGCGCTTATCTGGTGGGGCGGATTCTGGGCGGTGGCGAGCAGGTTCCGCTGGTCCTGCCAATTTTGCACGGTGAGGGATTTGGCGAGAAGCAGGGCGGTGACCCTTGTCTGCATCTGGATACGGTGCTCACCGAGACCGACGAGGTGTCGATTATTTTCTCCTTTACGCGGGCCTACTTTCAGGTGGATGTGCCGGTGCCCGGCGAGTTTGTCGACTACTTGAAACAGCTGATGCCCCACAAGCCGGAAGGCGAGCTTTATGCCGCGATCGGCTTCTTCAAGCACGGCAAGACCGAGTTTTTCCGTGCCTTGAACCAACAGGTTGCCAAGCGCGAGGACAAGTTCATTATTGCCCCTGGCGTGCGTGGCATGGTGATGGCGGTGTTTGTGCTGCCGAGCTTTCGCACCGTGTTCAAGATCATCAAGGATAAATTCGACCCGGCCAAGGACGTCACCCACGCCGTCGTGCGCGAAAAGTACCGGCTGGTGAAGCGCCACGACCGGGTAGGGCGCATGGCGGATACCCAGGAATTCTCCAATTTTACCGTTCGCAAGGATCACTTTGAGCCCGAGTGTCTGGCGCATCTTCTGGAGGTGGCACCTTCAATCGTCTCGCTCAAAGACGACAAGGTGATCATCAAGCATTGCTACACCGAGCGGATGATGACACCGCTGAATATTTACCTTGAACAGTGCAGCGAGGCCGAGCGGGCCACGGTGCTCAAGGATTACGGCAACGCCATCAAGCAAATGGCGGCGGCGAATATTTTCCCCGGCGATATGCTGCTCAAGAATTTTGGCGTTACCCGCCATGGCCGGGTGATTTTTTACGACTACGATGAGGTGTGCTATATCACCGAGTGCCGGTTTCGGCACATGCCGAAAGGCCAGGGCGTCGATGCCTCCAGTTTGTCGATTGGCCCCAACGATATTTTCCCCGAGGAATTTGGCCCCTTCATGTTCGCCAATAAAGCGCTGCGCGACATTTTCATGGAGCAGCACCCCGAACTCTTCGACCCGGACTACTGGCTGGAGGTACAAAAAGCGATTCGCGATGGCCGGGTGATAGACGTCTACCCGTATCGTAACAAGCAACGTTTCGCGGGCACCGTGGGCCAGCTGGTATATTAG